The Leadbettera azotonutricia ZAS-9 genome has a window encoding:
- a CDS encoding MIP/aquaporin family protein, whose protein sequence is MKKCIAEFLGTLVLVLFGCGVAVFSGVDLTATALAFGLAIVAMAYTIGPVSGCHVNPAVSLAMAINKRISWLEFAFYAAAQILGAIAGAALLYAIVKSTGANPAQTGLGQNGYGANIDLCGAIIAEVVLTFVFVLTIVAVTSPKSGSGKKAGIVIGLTLTLIHLLGIRLTGTSVNPARSLGPALLLMGNAIAQVWVFIAAPLVGGALAAIFGKFVLGTED, encoded by the coding sequence ATGAAAAAGTGTATTGCGGAATTTCTCGGTACCCTGGTGCTGGTACTATTCGGATGTGGGGTGGCTGTGTTCAGCGGCGTGGATTTGACTGCCACTGCCCTGGCCTTTGGCCTTGCCATTGTCGCCATGGCGTACACCATCGGTCCTGTTTCGGGCTGCCATGTGAACCCTGCGGTTTCCCTTGCCATGGCCATCAACAAGCGCATCAGCTGGCTGGAATTTGCCTTCTATGCAGCGGCCCAAATCCTCGGCGCCATTGCCGGCGCGGCCTTGCTCTATGCCATTGTCAAATCGACCGGAGCCAACCCTGCCCAGACCGGCCTTGGGCAGAATGGCTACGGCGCCAACATTGATCTTTGCGGGGCCATAATTGCCGAAGTGGTCCTCACCTTCGTATTTGTCCTTACCATCGTTGCGGTCACCTCGCCGAAAAGCGGCAGCGGAAAAAAGGCAGGCATCGTCATTGGCCTTACCCTCACGTTGATCCATCTTTTGGGCATCAGGCTCACCGGCACCTCGGTTAACCCCGCGCGGAGCCTCGGGCCTGCCCTTCTCCTCATGGGGAATGCCATTGCCCAGGTATGGGTGTTCATCGCGGCCCCGTTGGTTGGCGGCGCTTTGGCTGCCATTTTTGGGAAATTCGTCCTTGGGACCGAAGACTGA